One Solanum pennellii chromosome 9, SPENNV200 DNA segment encodes these proteins:
- the LOC114073969 gene encoding uncharacterized protein LOC114073969 — MAKDKVASLGTEVSQSKGKMTKKIQELNKELISDKIFVPIPGSSSNFILGPCFKTMFPQELSSLYPLAVGEKLLLHSVQLDWFEGKYLDSWPYISRSWNDWVDRVEKAKGDVWKSADIYDAIQLSKNVIPMDKNLLYAALCYWSISTNSFHFRFGMMGPTVLDIVALTGLRPHGEEVSAILGMAGSTCHFPKYGTIYDNYLRYSKYLHVSMSETAVTKEEHISFLFTWLSKHLFCDSSVNMIKQCTKLAFALAGGRKLALAPFLLSNLYHGCTEIIMSKFLYGRGPFWILQFWLQSYFPEFQPATLDTCNIPTYTSFEEYFRFFHKCASRTISQFTPFSSRKFGPVWFKKSLDPDFQRLNKPELQDIWASYLIARDLPYSILLDESLKCKYEVEHYSPNQFARQFGMTQAVPFHQSANKLPVRRKDFQSAEYTEETESRFCQLKRNFSFVPFDTNPSSTEFFDSWWSTYIRTRDKTAIEIFRKISPHAMPLNSESAEKIDQKMKRKYEGDNIPSQSLTQQDKPIQQKNLNEAAEKIATISLCKKTKTYSRKSSPGTTSDVPSTSAFPTSCTPANEDRTKADIQVSAVTPISTPDNDVEEGTVSPSLDSTRSKTPDISQPPDCPLKFDNLEDFFARVSGKIQCAESLGFSADQSSLIDDKKSTTQKSTPSAEMLATAKGDIKRLLLIPSQVMLLPGNCSALSAALSLHAEAPDISAEGALAVEKLKENLPHFSLTLRRAKKDQEEYYKKVAQKVLLIVELTKDQELYTNLKDGNNKLDNKISKLEASLKAAKTKKEAMKKQQLSLAKKCSGKCNALDEMEAELPVLKEMKELADWDIARLEESLSDFKSKIIE; from the exons ATGGCAAAAGATAAAGTTGCAAGCTTAGGTACTGAAGTTTCTCAGTCAAAGGGAAAAATGACCAAGAAAATCCAAGAGTTGAACAAAGAGCTGATTTCTGACAAGATATTTGTTCCTATTCCTGGATCATCATCTAATTTTATATTAGGTCCATGTTTTAAGACAATGTTTCCTCAGGAGCTCTCGTCTCTTTACCCCTTAGCTGTTGGAGAGAAGCTACTTCTACACTCCGTGCAACTTGATTGGTTCGAAGGTAAGTATCTGGATTCATGGCCTTATATTAGTAGATCATGGAATGATTGGGTAGATAGAGTTGAGAAGGCCAAAGGGGATGTCTGGAAATCAGCTGATATCTATGATGCCATTCAGTTGTCAAAAAATGTTATCCCGATGGACAAAAATCTTTTGTATGCTGCTTTATGCTATTGGTCAATCTCCACAAACTCATTCCACTTCAGATTTGGTATGATGGGGCCAACAGTACTAGATATTGTTGCTTTGACAGGACTTAGACCACATGGGGAGGAAGTCAGTGCCATTCTTGGGATGGCTg GATCGACTTGTCATTTTCCCAAGTATGGAACaatttatgataattatttgCGTTACAGCAAGTATCTTCATGTTTCAATGTCAGAAACAGCTGTGACAAAGGAAGAACATATATCTTTTCTGTTTACATGGCTCAGTAAGCATCTGTTTTGCGACTCTTCAGTAAACATGATTAAGCAATGCACAAAGCTGGCATTCGCTCTTGCTGGGGGTAGAAAGCTTGCTTTGGCACCTTTTCTCTTGTCTAATTTATATCATGGATGCACTGAAATCATTATGAGCAAGTTTCTTTATGGAAGAGGTCCATTCTGGATCTTGCAGTTCTGGCTACAGTCTTACTTCCCAGAATTCCAACCTGCTACTTTGGATACCTGTAATATCCCCACCTATACTAGTTTCGAGGAATACTTTCGCTTTTTTCATAAATGTGCATCTAGAACTATCAGCCAATTCACCCCGTTTTCTTCTAGGAAGTTTGGACCTGTATGGTTTAAGAAATCACTTGATCCTGACTTCCAAAGACTTAATAAGCCAGAGCTACAAGATATTTGGGCCAGTTATCTCATTGCTCGAGACCTCCCGTACAGTATCCTTCTGGATGAATCTTTGAAGTGCAAATATGAGGTAGAACATTACTCTCCAAATCAGTTTGCCCGACAGTTCGGTATGACTCAGGCTGTCCCCTTCCATCAATCAGCCAATAAACTTCCGGTTAGAAGAAAAGATTTCCAGTCTGCAGAATACACTGAAGAAACTGAATCAAGGTTTTGCCAATTGAAAAGGAATTTTTCATTTGTTCCATTTGATACCAATCCTAGCTCTACTGAGTTCTTTGATTCCTGGTGGTCCACTTACATCCGTACTCGGGACAAGACTGCTATTGAAATTTTCAGGAAGATCTCACCGCATGCCATGCCCCTCAATTCTGAATCTGCAGAGAAAATTGACCAGAAAATGAAGAGGAAATATGAAG GGGATAATATTCCATCGCAATCTTTGACACAGCAAGACAAGCCCATACAACAAAAGAACTTGAATGAGGCAGCTGAAAAGATAGCTACAATATCATTATGCAAG AAGACGAAGACTTACTCGAGGAAATCTTCACCAGGCACAACTTCTGATGTACCTTCTACATCAGCCTTCCCTACAAGTTGTACTCCTGCTAATGAAGACAGGACTAAGGCAGACATCCAAGTTTCTGCTGTTACACCAATCTCCACTCCTGACAAT GATGTTGAGGAAGGCACAGTTTCCCCATCCTTAGATAGTACCAGAAGCAAGACACCTGATATTAGTCAACCACCCGACTGTCCTTTGAAATTTGATAATCTAGAAGACTTCTTTGCTCGAGTTAGTGGAAAAATTCAATGTGCTGAATCTCTTGGTTTTTCTGCTGATCAATCTTCTCTCATAGATGACAAGAAATCCACCACACAGAAGTCTACACCGTCAGCAGAAATGCTTGCCACAGCTAAAGGTGATATTAAGAGATTACTACTCATACCTTCTCAAGTCATGCTTCTACCCGGAAACTGTTCAGCATTAAGCGCAGCACTATCATTACATGCTGAAGCACCAGATATATCAGCTGAGGGAGCTCTTGCCGTGGAGAAACTCAAAGAGAACCTTCCACACTTTTCCTTGACCTTGCGTAGAGCTAAAAAGGATCAAGAGGAGTATTATAAGAAAGTTGCCCAGAAAGTGCTCCTCATCGTCGAGCTCACAAAAGATCAAGAACTCTATACTAACCTCAAAGATGGAAACAACAAACTTGATAACAAAATCAGCAAGCTGGAGGCAAGCTTGAAGGCTGCAAAGACAAAAAAAGAAGCAATGAAGAAGCAACAATTGAGTTTGGCCAAGAAGTGTTCTGGAAAGTGTAATGCTCTTGATGAAATGGAAGCTGAGTTACCTGTCCTAAAGGAGATGAAGGAGCTAGCTGATTGGGATATCGCTCGATTGGAAGAAAGCTTGAGTGACTTCAAGAGTAAGATAATCGAGTGA
- the LOC107031591 gene encoding uncharacterized protein LOC107031591, producing the protein MEDNNPAPTKPRVVCCIGDIHGYITKLQNLWSNLESCVNPSDFETALIIFLGDYCDRGPETSKVVDFLISLPSKYPKQSHVFLCGNHDFAFGAFLGVLPSPPDGSEFCETWKEYEMNEEREGWYKGESFENMHLQGRRWAGNHTVKFNAVKGIDYKGSIYDAAPTFQSYGVPHGSADLMKAVPDEHKKFLANLVWIHEEDDVTIKTEEGIKRCKLIAVHAGLEKNKSVEQQIKTLKAKDTRIPKVAALSGRKDVWEIPQELAKTPTIIVSGHHAKLHIEGLRLVIDQGGGFEDQPVAAIVLPSLEIVRDTDHLVK; encoded by the exons ATGGAGGACAATAACCCAGCCCCCACAAAACCCAGGGTGGTGTGTTGTATAGGTGATATCCATGGCTACATAACAAAACTCCAAAATCTATGGTCAAATCTTGAATCTTGCGTTAACCCATCTGATTTTGAGACTGCCCTTATCATTTTCTTGGGTGATTACTGTGATAGAGGTCCAGAAACAAGTAAAGTTGTAGACTTTCTGATTTCTTTGCCatcaaaatacccaaaacagtCTCATGTTTTTCTTTGTGGGAATCATGATTTTGCATTTGGGGCATTCTTGGGTGTACTTCCAAGTCCACCTGATGGGTCTGAATTTTGTGAGACATGGAAAGAGTATGAAATGAATGAGGAAAGAGAAGGGTGGTATAAAGGTGAAAGCTTTGAGAATATGCATTTACAAGGGAGGAGATGGGCTGGGAATCATACTGTTAAGTTTAATGCTGTAAAGGGTATTGATTATAAAGGATCTATTTATGATGCTGCTCCTACTTTTCAGTCTTATGGTGTTCCTCATGGTTCTGCTG ATCTTATGAAGGCAGTTCCTGATGAGCACAAGAAATTCCTTGCCAATTTGGTTTGGATCCATGAAGAG GATGATGTTACCATAAAAACTGAGGAAGGAATTAAAAGGTGCAAACTAATTGCTGTTCATGCTGGCTTGGAGAAAAACAAATCTGTTGAGCAGCAGATTAAAACCTTGAAAGCAAAGGACACGAGGATTCCTAAAGTTGCTGCCCTTAGTGGAAGGAAGGACGTATGGGAAATCCCTCAG GAACTGGCTAAAACTCCAACGATTATCGTAAGTGGCCACCATGCAAAATTACATATTGAAGGCCTAAGACTTGTAATAGATCAAGGTGGTGGATTTGAAGATCAGCCAGTGGCTGCAATAGTGCTTCCTTCACTGGAAATTGTAAGGGATACTGACCATTTGGTGAAGTAG